In Streptomyces sp. 1222.5, the genomic stretch GCAGACCTCGGCGCCCACGACGGGGGCGCCGTCGGGGTGGGTGAGCGTCAGGCCCAGGTAGGCGCCGGTGTGCCGGCTCACGTTGTGGTAGAAGACCGGCTCGCCCCACTGGCGGGCCACCGCCAGGTCCAGGCGGCCGTCACCGTCGACGTCGGCGGTGGCGAGGCCGCGGGTGGGCATCGGCTCGCCGATGCCGAGGGCCTCGGACAGGTTGACGTACTTGCCGGTCGCGGGGTTCTTGGCGTAGAAGCGCATGCGCTGGTTGCCGGCCAGGTCGTCGCCGTGGCGGACGTTGGGCCACCACTGCGGGTTGGCCACGAGGGCGTCGTTGGCGGTGGCGAGTTCCTGGAGCTGCGGCCAGCGGTTGGTCTTGCCCTTGACGAAGCCGTTGGCCTGGGTGATCTCCAGGTCGCCGTTGTTGTCGAAGTCGCCCATCTTCACGTCCCAGCCCCAGCCGGACCAGGCGAGGTTGAGACCGGAGGACTTGTCCTTGAACGGCGCTTCGCCCTTCTGGAAGCTCTTGCGCAGGTCGGCCTTGCTCTTGGCCTGGTCGAAGAAGGCGAAGTTCGACTCCTGGATACCGAACGACGTCGTGATGTTGCTGACGAACATGTCGTACAGGCCGTCGTGGTCCAGGTCGCCGAAGTCGACGCCCATGCCCTTGAACGAGCTGCGGCCCAGTTCCTTGGACTTGGGCACGCTGCCGCTGTGCACGGCCTTGACCTGGGCGAACTTGATCGTGCCCGGCTTGGATTCGTTGTACAGCAGCGCGGAGGTGCCGAAGTCGTGGGCGAGGAACATCTCCGGCAGGTGGTCGCCGTCCAGGTCGGCCGCGGAGGCGCCGAGCGTCCAGCCGTGGTTGATGCCCTGCGGGATGGCGTCGTCGACCTTCTCGTAGCCGTTCTTCGTCCAGCGGAAGAAGTGGCCGCCGCCGCCGTTGGTGGCGTGCGACAGCGAGGCGTTCATGGTGACGTCGCCGTCCTTGGTCGGGTCCAGGACGGGGCTGTCGGGGAAGTAGTTGCCGATGAAGATGTCGGCGTGGCCGTCACCGTCGTAGTCGGCGACGGCGGCGGCGTTGGAGTTCCACATCGGGCCGGTGTACTTCGCGCCGGACTTGCCGGGCAGCAGCTCGGTCGGCCGGAAGGAACGGGCCGTCAGCGGCTGCCCCTTGTGGGCCTGGTTCACGAAGATGACCGGGGTGCGGCCCCAGTAGTAGACGAGGAGGTCGATCTTGCCGTCCTCGTTGTAGTCGCCGGGCACACAGCCCATGGGCGCCATCGTCCTGCTGGTGCCGAGCGGCGCCGGGTTCAGCGCGAACGGCGCGTAGGCGTCCTTGCGCGTCGGCGCCGGGGTGACGAAGGCCTGGTCGATGCGCGGGTCGACGACGCACAGGTCGTTGGACAGCCCGTCCCCGTCCATGTCGTTGACGGCGATACCCGCACCGACCGAGGAGATCCACGCGGCGATGTGCTTGTACGCCTTGTTGACCTGCCGGATCTCCTGCTTCTTGAATCCGGCGGGCTCGGCGATGGACATCGGCTCGAACGAGTAATTCTTTGCCAGGCTGTCGACCTCGGCGGCCGAGGACTCAGGCAGCCGGACACCGTAGAAAGTGCCCACCATCAGGGCCAGGGCGACTATTCCCGGTGAATTTCTGCGAATCCAGTTCTTTGCGACCGTCACTGGTCAGCACCTTTCGAAACGAGCGACGAGGAAGCGAGTTGCGCGGCGATGTCGTGGCGCCATGCCTCGTAGGCCGGGAACGGGCCGGCGGACTCGGGCGTACGGGGCCGGGTGTCACGGCACACCTGCGCGGCACCCTCGGCCGTCGTGCCGCACACCACGCGGGCCGCGAGGTGGGTGTGGTCGATGACCGTGCCGGCCTTGATCCGCGCCTCGGTGGCGAACGCGGACCCCTGGGCGAGCGCCCAGCGGTGCTCGCCCGCGCCCTCGACGAAGCGGGCGAGTTCGTCCTCGCCGACGCTGCCGGCGTAGGCGCAGGCGAGGCCGGCGCCCGCGTAGAGGTCGGAGTGCCGGTGCTCGGGGTAGGCGCGGATCAGGCCGGTGACGACGTCGGGGTCGGTGCCGCCGACGAACCACAGGGCGCGGCCGATGCCCTGGTCGATGGCGTTGGCCGTGTAGTGGTTGTGACCGCCGCGCCAGCGGAAGGGGTGCTGCACGTGCGGGGTGCGCACGTACGCGCCGGTCTTGAAGTACGCCTGGTGGAATCCGTAGCCGTCCAGTGCCAGCCAGCGCAGCAGCGGGTCGGTGGAACGGATGTCGGGCCACAGCGGCTTGGGCAGGCGGGCCATCGCCCAGCCGATGCCGACGTAGATCATGTAGTCGTGGTCGCGGCCCCGGCCGGCCAGCAGCCCCTGGAGCCGGCCGCCGTGTCCGGGCAGCGAGTCGTACACCGCCGCTCCCATGCCGGCGCCCTCGTAGGCGAAGCCGCGCATGTCCCGCGGGACGGTCTCCAGCAGTTCCTCGGCCTCGGCGGGCGAACCCGCCTCCACCGCGTAGGCGTACCCCTTGAGGAACACCTCACCGATGTACTCAAGGCGTTGCTTTGCTTCCGCGTTCTTCACATGAAAACCGCGCACCTCCATGGTCGTCTCGGAAACCGGAGGTGTGAGCAATCGGCGCCTGAAAGCGCCAAAGAAACTGGACACAGCAGTGAACCGCCCCTCTCGAATCCCTTGAATCCCCCAGCGAATCGAATGTAGTCAGGGGCCTCGGAGGGGCGTCTACTTCAGATGTGCTCAAACAACGGCGGCGCTCAGTTGCCGGCGCACATTGCGGCGCCATACCTCGTAGGCCGGTCCGGTCCCGTCCTCGGGGGCGGTGGCCGCGCAGTCGTCGGCGAGGCGCGCGACGGCCTCGACGGTGCGCCCGGTGAACGCGTGCACCGCGGCGCTGCTGTGCTCGGGGACGTACCCGGAGTGGTGGCGGGCCTTGGCGGCGAACACGGCGCCCTGCGCGAGGTGCCCGGCGAGGTCGCCCGCCTCCGTGTGCAGTGCGCTCAGGCCGGCCGCCGTCGTGCCGCCCGCGAAGGTCGAGGCGAGGCCGACACCGCTCCACAGGTCGGCCCTGCGGTCGCCGGCGAACGCCCGTACGGCCGCGGACACGTTGCCCACGTGGCCGCCGTGGATGAACCACAGCGCGCGGCCGACACCCTGGTCGAAGGCGCGCTGCCAGTAGTCGGGGGCGCCGTCCCAGGCGTAGGGGGTGTCGAGGCGCTGTCCGTCCACCCAGGTGCGGGTGTCGAAGTAGGCGCGGTCGAAGCCGTAGCCGTCGACGCACAGCCAGCTCATCGCCGGGTACAGGTCGGGCTCGTCCAGGTCCGGGACGAGCTTCTTCCACAGCGGCCTGGGCAGTTTGGCCATGGCGAAGCCGATGCCGATGTAGTTGAGGAAGATGTGCGGCCTGCCGCCGCCGCGCAGCAGATCGGCGGTGCGGTGACCCTTGGGGCCCATCGTGTCGCGGATCGCGCAGGCCATGGTGGCGCCCTCGTAGGCGAAGCCCCGGTTGAGCGGGTCGACGAGCGCCAGCCGGCGCTCGGTGGTGGCGGTGTCGCGGTCCTCGATGCCCCATTCGAAGCCGGTCACCACCGCCTGCGGTACGGCCTCCAACTGACGTGTGTGGTCGGTGGGTTCCACGCGGAATCCTCGCCGCGCGAAGCCGACCTCGTCCAGGGACGGAGCCATGATGAGCCTGCGCAGCGCTCCCAATGCCGGCACGGACGCCTCCTCGTAAGCGCCGCTCCCTTACCGGCGGCGGGGCTGCCATGGTCATCGTCCCGGCGGCGGTGAGGCATCTTCGTCCGTGCGCTGTGCGCCGCGGTCAGCGGAGGCGGCGCACATCCACCTCTTCGTCGTGCACGGCGCGCCCGCAGTGCGAGCAGTGCAGTTCGACCTCGACGCGGCCCTCGCAGCCGAGGTGGTCGGCGCGCCTGGGCGGGCCCAGTTCCTGCGGCAGGTTGCGGTCCCCCCACTGCATCAGGGCGACGACCGCCCGGGTCAGGTCCCGGCCCGCCGGGGTGAGCCGGTACTCGTGGCGTACCGGCTTGTCCTGGTAGGGCACCCGTTCCATGATGCCCTGCTCGACCAGGCGGTTCAGCCGCGAGGAGAGCACGTTGCGTGCGATGTCCAGGTGGGACAGGAACTGGTCGAAGCGCGTGGTGCCGAGGAGCGCCGAACGGACGATCAGAAGGGTCCAGCGCTCGCCGACGACCTCGAGGGAACGGGCGAGACTGCAGTCCTGTCCCTCGTACGTGTGTCTCAGCATGCGATCACTCTAGGCAGGGTGAGTTGCGTGAAGGTACCCGACTTGGCGAAGCCGTTGCGAGTCGGCCGGGATGTTCAGGCCGCCATGAGCATGCGCTGACCGCCGCCGGTGGGACGCTGGTCGAAGCTGCTGTAGGCGTACGCGGCGGAGACCAGCGTCATGTGGTGGTGCCAGCCGGGGTAGGAGCGCCCCTCGAAGTCGAGCAGTCCGAACCCGTCCGACAGGGTGCGCACGGACCTCTCCGCCTGGGCGAGCGTCCGGGTCAGGGCGAGCACCGACTCCATGCGGGTGTGGGTGAGGCTGGTCAGATACATCTGGACGGGGCGCCGCCCGCCCTCTGGACGGACGGCGAAGAGGCGGTACGTGCGGTCGATGCGCTCGCCGCTCTGTCCCGCCCTGGGCAGTCGTACGAAGGCGGACATGACGGTGGTGTGCCGTCCGCGCCCGTCCCAGGGGGCCACGCTCTCCATCCGGGTGAGGGTGCCCGCGTCGAACTCGAACAGGCTGCGGGCCGCGAGCACCAGGCCTTGCCCGTCCTCGCCGTTCGGGCTCTGCATGCGCAGGCGCCGGCCGACGGCGACTTGGAGCCGGTCGGGGATGGCCACCACGAAGTCCCGTCCGCGCAGCGCGAGTCCGTGGATCAGGGAGGTCGCGTGCGTCCCGCCGGCGGCCTCCAGGTCGGCGACGACCGGCAGGGGTGCGGTGCGGCTGTTGCCGGCGAGGGTGTCGACGAGGTCGAGGGCGTGCTGCTCGACGGAGCGGGGGCCCACCTCGGCGGGGATCTTGGTCCGGACGCGGCGCTCGTGGTCCTTCACCCAGGAACCGGGAAGCAGCAGGCGCCAGTCGACCGGCACGGCCCGTTCGTAGGAGGACAGGAACATCCCGATGCCGACCTGGCAGGTCACCGAGCGGCCGGTGGAGGCCAGGAAGCGGCGGTGCACACCGCAGGAGTGCTCGCCGCGCTTGCGCAGCATGGCCGGGGTGATCACGCAGGCACGCGGGGCCAGTCGCGGCTCGACCCAGCGGGTGAGTTCCGCCCGGACCGGCATCCAGTCCCACGGGCTGGCGCTGACGAACTGGTGCAGCGACTGCGAGGCGGCGGGCGACGCCGAGACGGCCGCGGCGAGCCGCCGGACCGTCTTCTTGCCCTCAGTGACGAGCAGTCCCTCCACGTAGGCCTGCGCCCAGCGCCTCTGGTCGCTGCGCGGCAGGCACTCGAAGACACTCTCCGCGAACACCGGTAGCGAGGCCTGTGAAGCCATCAAAGCGTGCGTGACCATGGCAAGTTCCCTCCCTGACATCGGCCGGCGACTGCTGGCCACGCTAAAATAATAGCGAACGCCCTCTTTTTTTCACGACTAAGGAGAGTTGCCGGATGCACTTCGCCAAGTCGGTCCTCGCCGGGCCTCGCGACACGGTCGTCGCGCCGACTCCGCGGGAGCGCCCTGTCTCGGGCTACGGCGTGCGCGGCAGTAGCGCTGACCTGCGCGGCAGTCCACACGCCGGCCTCGGCCGCCATCTCGCGCAGCTTGGGCAACTCCGGGTTGCCAGGAATCGCGAGGTGGCGCAAAGGTGGTGGTCTGAGGCGATCTTCGACTCGGCTACGGACAGCACGGCCGTGCGCTGCCCGGGGAGTACGCCCGCGTGCACTCCGGCGGCCTGCAGCCCTCTTCGGGAGACGGCATGGTGAAGCAGGAGCGGGCCATGCGTACGCGCGAGGCCCTGGTCAGAGCGGCGGCGTCGGAGTTCGACCGTGCCGGCTACGAAGGCACGTCACTGTCGCGCATCAGCAAGTCGGTCGGCGTGTCCATAGGCGCCGTCACCTTCCATTTCTCGTCCAAGAGCGAACTGGCCGACGCGGTCCAGCAGGCCGGGCGGTCGGTGACCCGGACGGCGGTGGAGGGTGTTCTCGCCGAACCCCGCTCGGCGCTGCGCGTGGTGGTCGATCTGACGCTGATACTGGCCCAGTTGATGGAGCGGGAGCCTTCCGTCCGGGCCGCCATCCGCCTCAGCCGCGAGCGTCCGGACGCCGTCCCGTGGTCCGAGGTCTGGCTGCCGACGGTGCGCCGGCTCCTCGACGAGGCACATGAAACCGGTCAACTTCGTGCAGCCGCCCTGCCGGCGGACGTCACGACGCTGGTGGAGTACCTGACCAGCGGTGCGGAGGCCTATCTGCGCAGCCGTATGGGCTCGGACATGGCTTTCGAGAGCGCGGTGGCCCAGCTCAAGCGGCTCTGGCACGTGGCCATCGCGGGCGTGGCGGTCGACACGGGGGCCCACGCGGCCGGCGGCCCCGCGGCCGCCATCACCGAGGAGCCGGTCCTCCTCGGCCCGTCAGCCGTGGTGGTCGGGGACGGGCGCCAGTAGGGAGCGGTACCACGGTGCGGCCCCCGGCACCCGGGACAGCGGACC encodes the following:
- a CDS encoding CRTAC1 family protein, yielding MVGTFYGVRLPESSAAEVDSLAKNYSFEPMSIAEPAGFKKQEIRQVNKAYKHIAAWISSVGAGIAVNDMDGDGLSNDLCVVDPRIDQAFVTPAPTRKDAYAPFALNPAPLGTSRTMAPMGCVPGDYNEDGKIDLLVYYWGRTPVIFVNQAHKGQPLTARSFRPTELLPGKSGAKYTGPMWNSNAAAVADYDGDGHADIFIGNYFPDSPVLDPTKDGDVTMNASLSHATNGGGGHFFRWTKNGYEKVDDAIPQGINHGWTLGASAADLDGDHLPEMFLAHDFGTSALLYNESKPGTIKFAQVKAVHSGSVPKSKELGRSSFKGMGVDFGDLDHDGLYDMFVSNITTSFGIQESNFAFFDQAKSKADLRKSFQKGEAPFKDKSSGLNLAWSGWGWDVKMGDFDNNGDLEITQANGFVKGKTNRWPQLQELATANDALVANPQWWPNVRHGDDLAGNQRMRFYAKNPATGKYVNLSEALGIGEPMPTRGLATADVDGDGRLDLAVARQWGEPVFYHNVSRHTGAYLGLTLTHPDGAPVVGAEVCVQLPDGTKRVDRIDGGGGHSGKRSTDIHIGLGKGIKGPLPTQITWRDRGGDVHEQELTLKPGRHSIELGDLAKEK
- a CDS encoding DUF1702 family protein — translated: MSSFFGAFRRRLLTPPVSETTMEVRGFHVKNAEAKQRLEYIGEVFLKGYAYAVEAGSPAEAEELLETVPRDMRGFAYEGAGMGAAVYDSLPGHGGRLQGLLAGRGRDHDYMIYVGIGWAMARLPKPLWPDIRSTDPLLRWLALDGYGFHQAYFKTGAYVRTPHVQHPFRWRGGHNHYTANAIDQGIGRALWFVGGTDPDVVTGLIRAYPEHRHSDLYAGAGLACAYAGSVGEDELARFVEGAGEHRWALAQGSAFATEARIKAGTVIDHTHLAARVVCGTTAEGAAQVCRDTRPRTPESAGPFPAYEAWRHDIAAQLASSSLVSKGADQ
- a CDS encoding DUF1702 family protein; its protein translation is MPALGALRRLIMAPSLDEVGFARRGFRVEPTDHTRQLEAVPQAVVTGFEWGIEDRDTATTERRLALVDPLNRGFAYEGATMACAIRDTMGPKGHRTADLLRGGGRPHIFLNYIGIGFAMAKLPRPLWKKLVPDLDEPDLYPAMSWLCVDGYGFDRAYFDTRTWVDGQRLDTPYAWDGAPDYWQRAFDQGVGRALWFIHGGHVGNVSAAVRAFAGDRRADLWSGVGLASTFAGGTTAAGLSALHTEAGDLAGHLAQGAVFAAKARHHSGYVPEHSSAAVHAFTGRTVEAVARLADDCAATAPEDGTGPAYEVWRRNVRRQLSAAVV
- a CDS encoding helix-turn-helix domain-containing protein; the encoded protein is MLRHTYEGQDCSLARSLEVVGERWTLLIVRSALLGTTRFDQFLSHLDIARNVLSSRLNRLVEQGIMERVPYQDKPVRHEYRLTPAGRDLTRAVVALMQWGDRNLPQELGPPRRADHLGCEGRVEVELHCSHCGRAVHDEEVDVRRLR
- a CDS encoding IS701 family transposase: MASQASLPVFAESVFECLPRSDQRRWAQAYVEGLLVTEGKKTVRRLAAAVSASPAASQSLHQFVSASPWDWMPVRAELTRWVEPRLAPRACVITPAMLRKRGEHSCGVHRRFLASTGRSVTCQVGIGMFLSSYERAVPVDWRLLLPGSWVKDHERRVRTKIPAEVGPRSVEQHALDLVDTLAGNSRTAPLPVVADLEAAGGTHATSLIHGLALRGRDFVVAIPDRLQVAVGRRLRMQSPNGEDGQGLVLAARSLFEFDAGTLTRMESVAPWDGRGRHTTVMSAFVRLPRAGQSGERIDRTYRLFAVRPEGGRRPVQMYLTSLTHTRMESVLALTRTLAQAERSVRTLSDGFGLLDFEGRSYPGWHHHMTLVSAAYAYSSFDQRPTGGGQRMLMAA
- a CDS encoding TetR/AcrR family transcriptional regulator, yielding MVKQERAMRTREALVRAAASEFDRAGYEGTSLSRISKSVGVSIGAVTFHFSSKSELADAVQQAGRSVTRTAVEGVLAEPRSALRVVVDLTLILAQLMEREPSVRAAIRLSRERPDAVPWSEVWLPTVRRLLDEAHETGQLRAAALPADVTTLVEYLTSGAEAYLRSRMGSDMAFESAVAQLKRLWHVAIAGVAVDTGAHAAGGPAAAITEEPVLLGPSAVVVGDGRQ